One genomic window of Polyangium aurulentum includes the following:
- a CDS encoding phosphate/phosphite/phosphonate ABC transporter substrate-binding protein produces the protein MADVDRAGDTGSERVSTRNGLVLGIVLTTDPEGSRAALGEFCKALGAATGLPVRGKGVWSYQGLLEAMDAGDADLAWLPPLLALRATNRARVVPLALPVRNGASSYMTALFARHDTPHREVRDLRELRAAWVDRQSAAGYLVLRAHLRSLGVNLEEAFCENLFCGTHDEVTRAVLDGDADVGATFMHVEPDEAHPQGERIVRAGWGDAAVHVVTRAGPIPADVMAASVRVPVATMRAVQRALVSTEDDALRSAARALFGAESFVGALSEHLDPLSRLIARIEEPSG, from the coding sequence GTGGCAGACGTGGATCGGGCGGGCGATACGGGCTCCGAGCGGGTTTCGACGCGCAATGGCCTGGTCCTGGGCATCGTCCTCACGACTGATCCAGAGGGCTCGCGCGCGGCGCTCGGCGAGTTCTGCAAGGCGCTCGGCGCCGCGACGGGGCTGCCCGTGCGCGGCAAGGGCGTGTGGAGCTACCAGGGCTTGCTCGAGGCGATGGACGCGGGCGACGCCGATCTCGCGTGGCTGCCTCCGCTGCTCGCCCTGCGCGCGACGAACCGAGCGCGCGTCGTGCCGCTCGCGTTGCCGGTGCGCAACGGGGCCTCGTCGTACATGACCGCGCTCTTCGCGCGCCACGACACGCCTCACCGCGAGGTGCGGGACCTGCGCGAGCTGCGGGCGGCGTGGGTCGATCGGCAGAGCGCGGCAGGCTACCTCGTGCTGCGCGCTCACCTGCGCTCGCTCGGCGTGAACCTGGAGGAGGCTTTCTGCGAGAACCTCTTCTGCGGCACGCACGACGAGGTCACGCGCGCGGTGCTCGACGGCGACGCCGACGTCGGGGCGACGTTCATGCACGTGGAGCCGGACGAGGCGCATCCGCAGGGCGAGCGCATCGTGCGCGCGGGCTGGGGTGACGCGGCCGTGCACGTGGTGACGCGCGCAGGGCCGATCCCGGCGGACGTGATGGCGGCGAGCGTGCGCGTGCCCGTGGCGACGATGCGCGCCGTGCAGCGGGCGCTCGTGTCCACGGAGGATGACGCTCTGCGGAGCGCGGCCCGCGCGCTCTTCGGCGCGGAGAGCTTCGTCGGGGCGCTGAGCGAGCACCTCGATCCGCTCTCGCGGCTGATCGCGCGGATCGAGGAGCCTTCCGGCTAG